The following nucleotide sequence is from Trifolium pratense cultivar HEN17-A07 linkage group LG2, ARS_RC_1.1, whole genome shotgun sequence.
AACCAGTGTAGTAAAAGTATAAACATCTGGGTTGATGTTTTTCAATGGCATTTCATGGAACAAATCAAATGCTTCTTTCAATTGACCAACAATGCAAAATCCATATATTAGAGAAGTGTAAGTGAAAACATCAGGAGAAATATTCTTTGCAATCATTTCAGAATATAAATCCTTAGCATCTATTAAAAGCTTATCTTTACACAAACTATCAATAATTGTGTTGTACATTACCGCATCAGGCTTGACCAATTTCCTGTCGATTCGTCTTAGAACTTGCAAGGCAGCCCTTGTTTCTCCAATTTTACAGAGTCCATTGATCAAGGTCCCGTAGCTAACTTGGTTGAGGTGAAATCCATGTGCAACCACATGGTCGTGAAAATGCAGTGCTTCCTTCACCTTACCGTTAAAACACAAACCTTTTATAAGAGTCGTTAAAGTTATGACATTAGGCTGATAACCCAACTTGAGAATCTTAGCCAATAGAGAAAAGGCAAAAGTCATATGACCAACGTGGCAGTAACAATTGATCAATATATTGAAAGTAACAACATTAGGCATAATTCCATTAAATTCCAATTGGTTAGAAAGTGAAATAGCAGTGGGGTAATGTTTCATCTTAACAAGATAAGTTAAAATCTTGCAAAATTCAACAATGGATGGGGTTGGATTCATACGAAGCATGCTATGGAATGAAGAAACAGCATtatcaacattattattattaacatgaAATGGAGAGTGAGAGTATAATCGCCTTAAGAAGgaaacagaaaaagaagaagaagaagaagaagaagaagaagatcgaAAGGTGAACCTTAAGAATGACATTTGAGCGATGATGGAGAGGAACAAACGAAGCTTCAATTTAGGGTTTCTTTTTCAATTGGAATGGAGTACACGCTGTTTAGAGACTTGTTaatgaaataatatattttcaatgcATAAGTTACTATTGCAAAAAAAAccaagttactttttttttttttttaccttttatgTTATAGTATTATCCTGAATTCCTGGTTAGTATCTTCTCCATtttaattcttttcatttttttcattactAGTAGTCTCACACATGTGAGATGCACGGATGTTATgcgatattttatattataatgttgaaaaatcattcgtataaattaaaacaataagtattatcaaaattataataataacatcaaggcttaaatgtagttttagcccctcaagtttcacaattgtttgattttggccccccacatttcaattgcttgattttaaccctctaagtttcacaattgcttgattttagccctccaagtttcaattgctcgattttggccctccaagtttaccccattttgcatttgctagccccccgttgactttttttactataaattgcttatgtgacattttaaaaaaattaaaaatatgttttaattaaaaaataataatatttgcttttataaaaatgtattaaaaattgtttttttaataaaaagtttaataattattttttatttaaaaaaagtttacaaagtttttaaaaaataattcataaaatgttttttttacttttttatataacaaaattattttacaaactacatataataaaaaaaaaattataatttagtttttaaaaaacaatttgtaatttatttatttatttttaaatacttgtttaattttaaaatgtcacataaccaatttttaatgaaaatattcaaatggggggctagcaaatgcaaaagggggtaaacttggggggccaaaatcgagcaattgaaacttggagggctaaaatcaagcaattgtgaaacttatggggttaaaatcaagcaattaaaatgtgagggaccaaaatcaagcaattgtgaaacttggagggtcaaaactgcatttaagcctaacatcaacaacaacaaaataataataataataataataataataataataataataaagtaatgtaaatataagatagatattaaagatgtgtttatataTTTCGAAATAAGTACAATAGATCATATTGCATTtacaaaaaatatacaatttacGTCAATGTGCgctatataaatattttttctgatTCTTCATAATATATGATATTTAATTAACTTACTCCAAAACTTCTAAAGTTAGGTCCATTacctttttaatattttcatctTTAGGTTCTTTTTGATATCACTTCTTTTAATCTCATGCCcaataacatctaaaaaaaattaaaatagagacatattatttagattaaaatatcaatcaatatatgagatttaaaATTAAGACGAAAGCTAATAATCATTACCaactatttattttcttcttcagttgaattcaaaatatcttggaatgacataaaatcaaaatggttCAAAGGAATTTGTGGAGCATCGATCTTGGTAAATGTAGTAGTAAACATGCAATTCAGCTTATACTTATGTGATGTAATTTTGTACTTATCAGTTtctccaaccaatatattttcaaccttatatgttgatccttctccaactattttttttatctttgacaCCAAACTCTTTTCCACAGTAACAAGAATCTTATCGCACTGgatgatcaaagtaaaaaaagggaaaaaatcaataataaaaaaaatcaacagagattttgtgaaaatgtgaaAAGTATATCAAGATAGTTATcaccttttcatcaacaaacaacatattTATAGACGTAACCTCAGTTGGTTTGTATTTGTTTGTTACATTCCACACATGAACTATTCGAATTTTCAACTTTAGATTTGCTTTTTCAGCTACTATAGCGGACATAGGAGTGTAGATAGGAGCCATGGTTTGaaagagtgtttttttttttaactaaaaactaaactcaACAGAAATGTATGCATGGCTAAAGAAGTAACTGTTATGCTACTTacatatacctatatgtatatgATAACAACCGATCAAAAAGAATGAGTggggaccatcaaaattgaatgaaatatgataatgataatggttatacATTTCAATCCCATAACCTATGACTCTTTGCATAAccttatcaaaatatttatcatgtGTGAAAGGTGAAGAAATGCTTAGAAGGATTGACACTTTTATATAGGAACCAGTTAACTATGCAAAGGTTGTGAActgttaaatataattattagggGAAATGAAGAGAAATCATGAGGAAATGAGAGTTAAATGATTGTGTGACCTTATGCATCATATCATATGATAGCCAAGGGTCAAACATAATGGTTTTTAGATTTTATCCTCTTGTACGTgtaacaatatattattttgattagTATATCGGAtattggagaggtataattctttattatatattatggtATATGAAGAGTAGATAGAGATGACAAtagtataaaaacaaaaacaaaaatatagatgacaatgatataatataaggaagtgatgtgatattattgagtgatttaattggaagTAAGTGACTGACAAGGATTAGGGTTGAGATgagtagtaggagaactatctaagatttatattttaatgcatTAACTATGGAACATGCATGATGTTAGTGGATGGATTTTTTTTGCAACCAATGGAATATATGGTGAGTAAGTAATAAAGTGTGTGGCTCTTTAGTATAAGTTCCTCATGTTTTAATGTGGACAATATGAAAAGCCATCTATATAAATGTAGGTATATGAAAAGTAGATAGAGTCTAGAGATGATAATGATGTAAggagaagtgatgtgacattgtaaGTGGCTGACTTGgctaaatggaaaaaaaatattggtttaagtggattagggtttaaatagatagtaggagaactatctaggaattatatatatagattatatagttttagaaatataaatgtaaaagtgAGACATTaagtgtaacaaaaaaaagtgagaCATTAAGCGAGTTTAAATATCATTTATACACcctaaaacatttaaaaattttgaTAATGAAAGAAATGGAAACGgtagaaaatggagaggatccgaACTGGTATTATCCTAGCATTTATAAATtgtagaaaaatagaaaaaataattagaaaagcTAATGTATATTAGAAAATTCAAAGAGAGTATCTTTAAAGGATTAATCTAGCGGTAAAAAGATATAGGTCTTGAATTCGAGAGGTTCTGATTTCAAGCTACACTAGTGTTTTTAGAGGGagataaatatgaaaatatttttgtaagcATTCTTTGAGCCTTAGATATTTCCTACCTTGGACTTAGACACTATCCCCCAATGGTGGAGCTAGACTAAATTGTTGGGGAGGGCCGCAATGtagtatgaattttttttcttcttctatcatgggctaaaaatatataaattgttaatttttgtgAGTCTTAATAACATGTCAAATATaccaaatgattttaaatttctaTACATTTtagatgaattatatatatgatataaattttcaatttgaatgataaattctaTACTCGTTAAAATATATCACCGTAAGCTTAGCTCAATGGTAAGGACATcgataaaaaaagtaaattttgtaCTTATTATAACATCACTATGAATCCCACAATTTGATTTCTCAAATATTACATATGTTGAAAATTTataggtttaactacacattttggtcccttacgtttattttaggtttcaatttggtctcttacgtttaaaaagtatcaattttgtcccttacgtttattttaggtttcaagttagtcatttccgttagttttgccactaacaccgtttgaacagtacacgcgtcagtgtgtccaagtgccacgtgtcactccacatatgcaaattgactggcacgtgtgacaaaattgacggaaaggactaacttgaaacttaaaataaatgtaaggaaccaaattgatactttttaaacgtaagagaccaaattgaaatctaaaaaaggaccaaatgtgtagttaagccgaATAATCGAACTCGGGACACTATAATCAC
It contains:
- the LOC123909990 gene encoding pentatricopeptide repeat-containing protein At1g62670, mitochondrial-like isoform X3; the protein is MSFLRFTFRSSSSSSSSSSFSVSFLRRLYSHSPFHVNNNNVDNAVSSFHSMLRMNPTPSIVEFCKILTYLVKMKHYPTAISLSNQLEFNGIMPNVVTFNILINCYCHVGHMTFAFSLLAKILKLGYQPNVITLTTLIKGLCFNGKVKEALHFHDHVVAHGFHLNQVSYGTLINGLCKIGETRAALQVLRRIDRKLVKPDAVMYNTIIDSLCKDKLLIDAKDLYSEMIAKNISPDVFTYTSLIYGFCIVGQLKEAFDLFHEMPLKNINPDVYTFTTLVDALCKEGKVKEAKNVLAVMMKAGVEPDVATYSSLMDGYCLINEVNKAKVIFNSMAQRGVMPNVNCYSVVINGLCKIKMMDEAMNLFKEMQNNKIIPDTVTYSSLIDGLCKSGRISHAWKLFDQMHDRGQPADVITYNSLLHALCKNHHVDKGIALVKKIKIQGIQPDMSTYNILIDGLCKEGRLRNAQEIFQDLLIKGYK
- the LOC123909990 gene encoding pentatricopeptide repeat-containing protein At1g62670, mitochondrial-like isoform X2 yields the protein MSFLRFTFRSSSSSSSSSSFSVSFLRRLYSHSPFHVNNNNVDNAVSSFHSMLRMNPTPSIVEFCKILTYLVKMKHYPTAISLSNQLEFNGIMPNVVTFNILINCYCHVGHMTFAFSLLAKILKLGYQPNVITLTTLIKGLCFNGKVKEALHFHDHVVAHGFHLNQVSYGTLINGLCKIGETRAALQVLRRIDRKLVKPDAVMYNTIIDSLCKDKLLIDAKDLYSEMIAKNISPDVFTYTSLIYGFCIVGQLKEAFDLFHEMPLKNINPDVYTFTTLVDALCKEGKVKEAKNVLAVMMKAGVEPDVATYSSLMDGYCLINEVNKAKVIFNSMAQRGVMPNVNCYSVVINGLCKIKMMDEAMNLFKEMQNNKIIPDTVTYSSLIDGLCKSGRISHAWKLFDQMHDRGQPADVITYNSLLHALCKNHHVDKGIALVKKIKIQGIQPDMSTYNILIDGLCKEGRLRNAQEIFQDLLIKGYKGS
- the LOC123909990 gene encoding pentatricopeptide repeat-containing protein At1g62910-like isoform X1, with protein sequence MSFLRFTFRSSSSSSSSSSFSVSFLRRLYSHSPFHVNNNNVDNAVSSFHSMLRMNPTPSIVEFCKILTYLVKMKHYPTAISLSNQLEFNGIMPNVVTFNILINCYCHVGHMTFAFSLLAKILKLGYQPNVITLTTLIKGLCFNGKVKEALHFHDHVVAHGFHLNQVSYGTLINGLCKIGETRAALQVLRRIDRKLVKPDAVMYNTIIDSLCKDKLLIDAKDLYSEMIAKNISPDVFTYTSLIYGFCIVGQLKEAFDLFHEMPLKNINPDVYTFTTLVDALCKEGKVKEAKNVLAVMMKAGVEPDVATYSSLMDGYCLINEVNKAKVIFNSMAQRGVMPNVNCYSVVINGLCKIKMMDEAMNLFKEMQNNKIIPDTVTYSSLIDGLCKSGRISHAWKLFDQMHDRGQPADVITYNSLLHALCKNHHVDKGIALVKKIKIQGIQPDMSTYNILIDGLCKEGRLRNAQEIFQDLLIKGYKVTVWTYNIMINGLCLEGLLDEAEALLSKMEDNGCIPDAVTYETIIRSFFENDKNEMAEKLLREMIAKGLF